The window ATTCCACCGGATAATGCACCAACAATTGAGCAATGTATTTTAATTTTAATCTCCCCCGGGAATGCTACTAAGAACCATACTCCCATAGTTATTCCAAAAGTAATTGTGGTGTAAAGAAATATTTGTAAAAGGTATTTGTTGTTCTGAACAGGCAGAATATCAAATTCCGCCTTGAAGTTCCGAACCCTTATATGCTGGAAAAATGCCCACTCTAATGCTTCCCATAAAAAGGACATTATTAATCCTGCAACCAATCCCATTATAATTCCATTTAATCCATATTCATCAATAAATACCCATTCAAAAAATATTATTAAAAGTATCCCTGATAAAAATATATCCCGGATAGATTTGAAAAATTTCACCGTGCCTCCTGATCTTTTAATGTTTTTTTATCAATAGGTATTATTGTTTAGTAACGCTTAAAGGGCTATAATATCTTGAATCGTGTCATAACTTATTCCACGTCTTAGCAGAAACCATACAAGTTTTTGGTTTGCTTCTTTTTCCGGCAATTTATTATGTGAGCGTCTCCATTTTTCTGCAATATGTTTTGCAGTATCAAGTTCAGAAACGCCTGTTTCATCAAAAGCTTTTTTTATTATTTCTTCTGAGATTCCCTTTACCTTGAGTCCGGATTTTAACCTAAAGCGGCCATAAGCATTTTTATAGCTTTCCAACCATAATTTTGCATACTCTAAATCGTTCAGTAATCCTAATTTTTCAAGTTCAACTATTACTTCATTAATATATTTTATTTCATATTCTTTTTGTTTTAACTTCTCTATCAATTCCTTTTTTGACCTTGCCCTATAAGATAAAAGAAGTAACGCTTTTTCTTTTATTTTGTGTTTTTCTTCTTTTTGAATAATGTCTTTCAGTTCTTCGGGGGTTATTTTTTTCCCTTCTCTAAGATAAAACTCAAATACAACCTGTTCATTTACCCCTGCAACGAATTCGTCGTCTATGAATATTGAATATCTCTTTGATTTATGTTTTTGTTGCTCTATTTTTGTTATTTTCATTTCTTAATGCAAATTAATGCAAATTTTTGTTCCTATGTTAGCTTTGATTTTTTTAGCGCAATTTCCATTTGGGAGAGATATTTCCAGAAAATCCGCACTACCTTTTATGGCAATAGGGGAGACTCCCGTGTAAGATTTTTTTAGCCCGGTTATCGTAAGTCCCTTTATCATAACTTTTACTTTCTCCGACAATTTAGTAGATTCAACATTTGTTATAAGATTACCAAAACTATCAACATCAATAATTTCTCCTTCAATGGTATTCTTGTTTGTTTGGGGTGCAGGTATTTTAAAGGATGTCCATTTCTTAAGTTCTTCTCCGAGTTGAGTAATTTTAATTCCTTTGCTCAGTTTTGTGGCAACAGGAGCAAATACATCCCTGCCGTGAAACGTGTTGCTTATATCCTTGGAAATAGATTTTATTTTATAGACTCTACATCTTTCACAAGTATATACCCAGCTAAATACTCCATTATCAGGTCCTACAAAATAATAATCATTTGTTTTAACAATTATAGGCATTCGGTTTGTTCCGACCCCTGGGTCAACAACGACAAGAAAAATTGTATTAACAGGAAAATATTTATACGCAGTAAATAATCTGAATGCGGCTTTTTTTATATCACCTTGTGGGATAGAATGAGTAATATCAACAAACCGTAGTTCCGGATTTGTTTTTAACATTACCCCTTTCATTAGGGCACTATATGTATCCTCGATCCCAAAATCAGTTAAAATAGCAATTATCATATTATTCTTCTCGACTTGACCATTATGATTCGTTTCTTGGAAGGTGTCAAGAAATTAAAACTATGTTTACTGGCAAAGTAAAATATCCCCCCCCATAATTTTAAAAACAATAAATGGACTTGACAAGACGAATGAAATATTATAAGAATATAATAGGAAGAACAGAATATGCAAAGAACGTATTACAAGGTGTGGGTTATATGTATAGCCCTAGTATTATTGGCTATTACTCCATATTCTGCTTTTTCTGATGAAGCCAGTCAGGGGCAGGCAGCATTTTCTACAATTGAAATTGGGTTTGGCGCAAGAAATGCATCTATGGGAAATGCAGTGTCCGGACTTAGCGATGATATAAATGCCATATGGTGGAATCCTTCAGGGTTGGGACAATTACAATTAGGCGAAGCAAGTTTATCTTAT of the bacterium genome contains:
- a CDS encoding RecX family transcriptional regulator produces the protein MKITKIEQQKHKSKRYSIFIDDEFVAGVNEQVVFEFYLREGKKITPEELKDIIQKEEKHKIKEKALLLLSYRARSKKELIEKLKQKEYEIKYINEVIVELEKLGLLNDLEYAKLWLESYKNAYGRFRLKSGLKVKGISEEIIKKAFDETGVSELDTAKHIAEKWRRSHNKLPEKEANQKLVWFLLRRGISYDTIQDIIAL
- a CDS encoding SAM-dependent chlorinase/fluorinase, yielding MIIAILTDFGIEDTYSALMKGVMLKTNPELRFVDITHSIPQGDIKKAAFRLFTAYKYFPVNTIFLVVVDPGVGTNRMPIIVKTNDYYFVGPDNGVFSWVYTCERCRVYKIKSISKDISNTFHGRDVFAPVATKLSKGIKITQLGEELKKWTSFKIPAPQTNKNTIEGEIIDVDSFGNLITNVESTKLSEKVKVMIKGLTITGLKKSYTGVSPIAIKGSADFLEISLPNGNCAKKIKANIGTKICINLH